The proteins below are encoded in one region of Metabacillus dongyingensis:
- a CDS encoding histidinol-phosphatase, with protein MRTDYHNHLERGSLTLEYLKQFTDEAAKKGIQHFGISEHAYHFYQTKDILSNPWVEERRYYDMKDYVDLFKEAWNHGIDVKMSIEMDYTPGKHAEMKRFIDTYDFDYVIGSIHWVDDFGIDLKEFLHEWDRRDVNEVYEKYFDQVVTLAQSNLFDIVGHLDLVKIFKYVPGDEEFLMKQYERATDALASSKTCVEISTAGLRKPVGELYPDERLLSLCFQKNIPIVLSSDAHIPGDVGADYDQAIALAEKVGYSSLMTFQKGERKEVPLK; from the coding sequence TGAATATTTGAAGCAATTCACAGATGAAGCTGCAAAAAAAGGCATTCAGCATTTTGGAATCTCAGAGCATGCCTATCATTTTTATCAGACTAAAGATATACTCAGCAATCCATGGGTTGAAGAAAGACGATACTATGATATGAAGGACTATGTTGATCTCTTTAAAGAGGCCTGGAATCATGGAATTGATGTGAAAATGTCTATTGAGATGGACTATACGCCAGGAAAGCATGCCGAGATGAAAAGGTTCATTGATACATATGATTTTGATTATGTAATAGGTTCAATCCACTGGGTTGATGACTTTGGCATTGACTTAAAAGAATTTCTACATGAATGGGACAGGCGTGATGTGAATGAAGTGTATGAAAAATACTTCGATCAGGTCGTAACTCTTGCACAGTCCAATTTATTTGATATTGTGGGTCATCTAGATTTAGTAAAGATTTTTAAATATGTGCCAGGCGATGAAGAATTTTTAATGAAGCAGTATGAACGGGCAACAGATGCCCTTGCCTCTTCGAAAACCTGTGTTGAGATCAGCACAGCCGGCTTAAGAAAACCTGTTGGGGAGCTGTATCCGGATGAGAGGCTTCTATCGCTTTGTTTCCAGAAAAACATTCCAATCGTCCTTTCTTCTGACGCTCATATACCAGGTGACGTAGGTGCGGATTATGACCAGGCCATTGCCCTTGCAGAAAAAGTCGGCTATTCTTCATTAATGACGTTCCAAAAAGGGGAACGAAAAGAAGTGCCTCTTAAATAA